From a single Sphingosinicellaceae bacterium genomic region:
- a CDS encoding S9 family peptidase: MQIVKTLALLTSSGLIIAAVPTPDRPRTNPQSVASVRNPAAGPISLDDLAFSRSIASAAWSADGKQVYVSTNLTGRFNLWRVDAAGSWPVQITQSDDRQGDIAVSPDGRTTYFTQDKGGDEQYDIYAVATGGSAVNLTNTPEVREEGVLPSPDGRLIATSTKRRTDAQVNLAVIDVATRQVRTLTDEADPQWRWQAVAWIDRGRALIANRGNADSTASEIWRIDTVTGKATPLARKDATLYIAEDATADGGVIAVSSNDRSGQLHAGLYRSVSGKWQWLKPTPWEQSARTLSRDGRRVITQTNIDGRSVLGLVDVASLVERELPLPPGLNAVAAQPGFSPDSRRLLVTHSGADAPSDLYVVDVATQKAAPLTQLSMASLVTANLPKSMIATYSSFDGTPVSAIVTMPFNLKRDGRNPAVVIPHGGPTGQTQDGFSPTATALASRGYVVIQPNPRGSTGYGTAFQKANFKDLGGGDLKDEIAAKDFLVATGYVDPRRVGITGGSYGGFMTLMAIGRTPDAFAAAVQMYGIINWRTMWAHEDALLQAYQRSLIGDPAVDGAVYDAASPLTYLQAAKAPLLSLQGDNDIRVPRGQAQEVADLLKAKGNVVETVFYPGEGHGFAKRETQVDALRRTVAWFDRYLAPAGK; the protein is encoded by the coding sequence ATGCAGATCGTCAAAACTCTCGCTTTGCTAACTTCGTCGGGATTGATTATCGCCGCCGTTCCGACACCGGATCGCCCGCGGACAAACCCGCAATCGGTCGCATCGGTGCGGAACCCAGCTGCCGGCCCGATTTCCCTCGACGATCTGGCATTCTCGCGCTCGATTGCCTCGGCGGCGTGGAGCGCTGACGGCAAACAGGTGTACGTTTCGACAAATCTTACCGGTCGCTTCAATCTATGGCGTGTCGATGCAGCCGGCAGTTGGCCCGTCCAGATAACCCAGTCGGACGATCGCCAGGGTGACATCGCGGTGTCGCCGGACGGCCGTACGACCTACTTCACGCAGGACAAGGGCGGCGACGAACAATACGATATCTATGCGGTGGCGACCGGGGGAAGCGCGGTCAACCTGACCAACACGCCCGAGGTACGCGAGGAGGGCGTGCTGCCGTCACCCGACGGCCGCCTGATCGCCACCTCGACCAAGCGCCGCACCGACGCCCAGGTCAATCTCGCCGTGATTGACGTCGCGACGCGGCAGGTGCGGACCCTGACCGATGAAGCCGATCCGCAGTGGCGCTGGCAGGCGGTCGCGTGGATCGACCGCGGCCGCGCGCTCATCGCCAATCGCGGCAACGCGGACTCGACAGCGAGTGAGATCTGGCGGATCGACACCGTGACCGGGAAGGCAACGCCGCTGGCCCGCAAGGATGCGACCCTCTACATCGCGGAGGACGCGACCGCGGACGGGGGCGTGATCGCGGTCAGCAGCAACGACCGCAGCGGGCAGCTTCATGCCGGGCTCTATCGCTCAGTTAGCGGCAAATGGCAGTGGCTGAAGCCGACGCCGTGGGAACAGAGCGCACGGACGCTGTCACGGGACGGCCGGCGCGTGATCACCCAGACCAACATCGACGGCCGGTCGGTACTCGGACTGGTCGACGTCGCTTCGCTCGTGGAACGCGAGTTGCCGCTGCCGCCTGGTTTGAATGCGGTGGCGGCGCAGCCGGGCTTTTCGCCGGACTCGCGGCGCCTGCTAGTCACGCATTCCGGTGCCGACGCGCCGAGCGACCTGTATGTCGTGGATGTGGCAACGCAGAAGGCGGCACCGCTGACGCAGCTCTCAATGGCCAGCCTGGTGACGGCGAACCTGCCGAAATCGATGATCGCAACCTACAGCAGCTTCGACGGAACGCCGGTCAGCGCGATCGTAACGATGCCGTTCAACCTGAAGCGCGACGGTCGCAACCCCGCCGTGGTTATTCCGCATGGCGGTCCGACCGGTCAGACGCAGGACGGCTTTAGCCCTACCGCTACCGCCCTCGCATCGCGCGGCTATGTCGTGATCCAGCCCAACCCGCGCGGCTCAACCGGCTATGGCACGGCGTTCCAGAAAGCCAATTTCAAAGACCTCGGCGGCGGCGACCTTAAGGACGAGATCGCCGCCAAGGACTTCCTTGTCGCAACGGGCTACGTCGATCCGCGAAGGGTGGGCATCACGGGCGGCTCGTACGGCGGCTTCATGACGCTGATGGCGATCGGCCGGACCCCCGATGCGTTCGCCGCCGCGGTGCAGATGTACGGGATCATTAATTGGCGGACGATGTGGGCGCATGAGGACGCGCTGCTGCAGGCCTACCAGCGTTCGCTGATCGGCGACCCGGCGGTCGACGGCGCGGTCTACGACGCGGCCTCGCCGCTGACCTACCTGCAAGCCGCCAAGGCACCACTGCTGTCGCTGCAGGGCGACAACGACATCCGCGTGCCCCGTGGCCAAGCGCAGGAAGTCGCCGATCTGCTCAAGGCCAAGGGCAATGTCGTCGAGACGGTCTTCTATCCCGGCGAGGGTCACGGCTTTGCCAAGCGGGAGACCCAGGTCGACGCACTGCGGCGGACGGTGGCCTGGTTCGACCGCTATCTCGCTCCGGCGGGCAAATGA